The Acidobacteriota bacterium DNA segment CCATGGTGGCCGGAGTCACGTAATTCAGTCTCTGGAAAACCCGGTACGGTTCAGAGACTTGCAGGCCTGGGATTCAGGAACGCCCGTGCACGGAAGCCGCCATAGGCGGCTTGGGCGGTATGGAGGAGGTTCAAGGCCTCTGGCACGGTGACGGCGTCGATGCCAACGATGAGTTCGAAGGTCGACCGCTCGAGAAACGCCGCGAAGTCATCGTCAGAAAGTAGAAGCCGAATACCATGGGCAGAGGAAAAGGAAAAGACACCGGCACCACGTTCAGCCGTGTTTACGGACTCAAGTAGGAGTTCCAGTAGATTGGCGGCGTCGGAAGCTGGGTCCTGAAAGCGCAGGGAGAAAGTCATGTCAGCGGCAGTGCTGGCCCGCGGAAGTCTCAACGTGCCGAGCGCGACGTGGGCCCTGCACGGACACAACTGTTGGCCTGAGAGATCCGGTCTGGATGGGTTTCGCGTAGGAGGCGCACTCGGGCTGTTGTCCCCGTCGAGAATGCCGGTTGGCACCAACGAAAGGGCCTTTGGCGACGTGAGCGTTCGGCATCGGCGAACGGTTGGAGTCGCGTGGCGAGCCCCAGCGCCTGTCTTCAAGTCTCATACCTGGCTGTATTGTAACCGGGAGTCGCGGATCTGGCGCGGGCTCGACGACGTTCCCAAGAGGGACAGTCGGCGCCGCTGTCGACAAGTTCGGCCAGAGGTTCCCCGTGTCAGTGGGAGCGTCGTTGATACGGATTCGTCGCTGTGACCGTCCCATCGAGTAGCCACTCGGGCACGTCGCGCGGGACCGGAAGGCGTGCCCTTTCCCCCGCACGCCGTCATCGGCCTGGCGCAATGTCGCGCTGACGGTCTTCAACCGACGCCGGATTGATCTTCGAGGAACCACCGGGGCCTTGGCGAGTTCCGTCGTGCTCCTGCTGTGAGGCGTTCTCGTCTGTCGGGATTCGCTGTAGCGGCGACTGCGGGCCGCGCTCTGGTGCTTGCCCGTCCCGCTCGTGCTCTGGGTGCTCCTGGTCCAGGCCCCGCGGGCGCTCACGCGCCATCAGCCAGTCCGACATCCGCTGTGCATCGACGGCGGCGGCGCGGATCTCCTTGGGGTCGTTCTCCAGGGCCTTGATCCAGGAGCTGACGTAGGCCGTGCCGTGCCGCGGCTCGTGCCCGACTCCGAGCTGTTCGCCGGTCATCATCGCGGCGATCTCGGCCCGCAGCTCCTCGCGCGCGTAGGCCTCCGAGCCGAAGCCGCCGTGCTTCACCAGGGTCGGCCGGTTCAGGCGGTCCGGGTGCCCGGTCGCGTGGCCCAGCTCATGCAGCGCCGTGTGGGTGTAGGCCGACTGCGACTCGAACTGGCTCCTGTCGGGCAGCACCACGCGGTCGTCCTTCAGGCTGTAGTAGGCCCGGTCGCCGGCGACGTGGTCGACGCGGACGCCGCTGCTGCGGATCAGCGCCTCGGCGCGCTCGTGCCCCTCCCACTCCGGGGCGGCCTCGGCCAGCGACCGCAGCTTGAGTCCCTCGGTCTGCTCGACGTTGAAGACGTAGTGCAGCTTGACGATGGGCCGGTCCCGCTGGACCCATTCGAGCTTCTTGCGGCCCTCGTCATCGAGCACCGGGTTGCCGTTGTCGTCACGGGCGGTCCGCTGCTGCCGCCACTCGACGTACATGATGGGCGTCCCCTTCTCCCCCTTGCGGACGTGTCCGCCGGCCTCCTGGATCTGGCGGTAGCCGCCCCAGCGCGGATCGGCGTAACCGCGCTCCAGCCCGTTCATGGCGAGGTAGACGGCGTTGCCGCCGCGATAGTCTCGCCCACTGCCGAAGTTGTGCGGCATGATCCGCTCGCCGGGCTTCCACGGTTTCTGCCACGGCGCGGTCCCATCCTTGAGCGCCTGGATGATCCGCTCGGCGAACTGCTGGTGGTACGCCTCGGCCCTCTCGTGCCCGCCGGCCATCAGAGCGCCCCCTCGATGCCGCCCTCTTCGTCTTCGAGGTCGACGTCCCAACCGGCCAGCGCCTCCAGTGACGGCGCCTCGATGGGCCGGCCGGTCCGGAACAGCTCGGCGACCGCCTCGTCGAACTCCTCGCGGCTCTCGACCCGAACCGGCTCCCGCTGTTCTTCCTTCCTGTCGTCACGCTCACTCATCCCTGCACCTCCCTGCAACCGCCCATCGGTTGCGTTCCTTCCCATTCCCGCCCCCGATCAACACGCTGCCCGTCCGCGCGCCGCACCGCCGACACGCCAGGCGCCGGCACAGCGCATCGAGCGGCGCATTCCACCCGAACCGCGCCGCCAGCGCCGCAAGGTCCAGCACGACGTAGCGCTCGCACGCCGCGCAGCACGCGGTCAGCTCAAACCGGCGGTGGTCCGCCAGCGTCCGGAGCGCGAGTCCGCCGGCCGGCGCCGCTCCAGCCACGGTCCGAGGAGCGTCCACAAGCCGGCGGCTCACCGCGTTCGCCTTCCCCGACGCTTCCGCTTCGGCGCGGACCCCGTCCTCCGCTTCGGCGTCGACGGGCCGCTTCTCGCGTCCCCAGACGGCGGCGGCCAGATGGCCTCGACGACCCAGCGGTTCTCGGTGGCGTCGTAGTCGCGGACTCGGACCATCTGGTCGACCCGGCGCACCCCTTCGGGCGTCCGCGTCTGATGAATGACGGCCTCGATGCCGTCGACCACCCCGCGGCAGACCACCGTCCACGGCAGGGCATCGGATGCCTGCATGGCGCAGGTCGCAAGGCGCGACAGCGCCGCAGCAGCGTTGTTCGCGTGGACGGTGGCGAGCGAGCCGCCGTGCCCGGTGTTGAGCGCCTGCAGCAGGTCGGCGGCCTCGGCCCCACGAACCTCGCCGACGACAACGTGGTCCGGCCGGTGGCGCAGAGCGTGCCGCACCAGGTCGCGGATCGTCACGCCGCGGTCGCCGAGCCCCCGCGCCTCGAACCGCAGGCAGTTAGCGCGGCGCAGCCGCAGCTCCAGCGTGTCCTCTATGGAGATGATGCGGCCGTCGGCCGGCAGTAGCGAGACCAGCGCGTTCAGCAGCGTCGTCTTGCCCGAGCCGGTGCCGCCCGAGATCAGCAGGTTGCGCTCGCGGCCGAGCACGGCCGCGGTCTCGTCGACCACGGCGGCGGGAAGCGACCCGCTCGCGGTCAGTTCCTCGACGGTGAAGGCCCGGCCGCCGAAGCGGCGAATGGTGATCGCAGCCGTCGGCGCGGCCGGCGGGCCGCAGATTGCGACGCGCGAGCCGTCCGCGAGACGCGCGTCGATGATCGGCTCCGTGTTCGGGTCCTTGCCCAGCGGGCGGGCGATCTGGACGGCCGCCCGCGCGGCGGCGTCGGTGGTCAGCTCCGGCACGTCGACGGCTGCCATCCGGCCGTCGCGTTCAACGAAGGCCATCCCCGGCCCGTTGATCATCACTTCCGAGACCGCCTCGTCGTCGAGCGCGGCCTCGAGTCCCGGCAGGAACGGCTTCAGGTCCGAGATGGTCAGCTCCATCTACAGCTCCCCGGCTTCCCGGGCGCGCCAGTAGGGGCGATCCCGCGGGAGGAAGTCCGGCTTCAGGTAGCAGCGCCGCGCGTCGTGAGCACGCTTGCCGTCGTAGGGCAAGACGATGGCCTGGCAGTTGCCGAGCAGGGCGAAGTCGCGCGGATGGAACAGCGCTTCGCGCCGTTCGCTGAACGACTTGCTGGCGCTGAGGCTGCCGGCCCCGCCGCCCGGCGAGCCGGACAGCAGCGACGCGGTGGCGCGGCTGGTCTGTTCCGAGACGCTGTAGGAGACCTTCATCTTCTCGACCTGCCCGCACAGCACGCTGGCGATCTGCACCGACGAGTCGTCGGCGAGCGAGAGGAAGATGCGGGTCCGCAGGGTCTGAAGCAGCGCGCGCCACGCCTCGGACTGGCCCAGGACCGCTCGAAGCGACGCGATCGACTGCGTGGCGACGATGGGGATCAGCCGCGACTGCCGCGTCAGGGCGAACGCCTTCTCGTCGCCCGCCGGGTCGTCCTCGCCGACCGTGGCGAACGTCTGGTACTCGTCGCACAGGAACACGGCCGGCCGGAACACTCGCTCAGGGTCGCGCTGCATCTCGGCGGGCCGGCGCAGGAGGGTCTGGAGCCAGGCCTGCTTTAGGAGCACACCCACGGCGCGAGAGAGCGCCGGGTTGGTGCCGGCCGGCATGTTCAGGCACAGGACCTTGCCCGAGTCGATTACCTCGTCGAGCGGCGGCAGCGGCCGGACGACATCGACGGCGGACTCGGCGGGCGCCTCGTCGGGCGAGGGCGGCGGGGCCGGCGGGGCCGGCGGACAGAAGACGCGCGCCACCTCGGGCAGGTCGAAGACGGAGAGGAAGACGCTGAGACCCTCGATGATGCTGGAGCGCAGCTTCTGGTCGAGCGCCTGCCAGTCCTGCTCGTGCCAGCGCTTCACCGCCGCGAGCCGCTCACGGCGCTCCGGGTCGGCGGCGCCCAGGCGGACGACCTCGAACGTGATCCCGGCCGCCTGGAGCTGCTCGCGCAGCTTCGGGTCGTCCTTCGCCCGAACCGCGCCGTCGCCGGCCGGCTCCCAGGCCCAGCCCTTCGCCGCGCCCATCCGCCCGGACAGGTCGGCGGTCCGGACCCGGACCGCGGAAGGGCCGTCGATCTCGGCTTCGAGCGCCGAGATCCTGCGCTTGACCAAACCCGCGTCGAGCGTTCCCCGGTACACGTCGCGCAGCGTCACCCACGGCCTGGGCGACATGCGGTGCAGCTCGATGATCCAGCGCACGAGGTTGACGTACGCCTGCTGCCAGAAGGGCTCCTTGGAGCGTCCGAAGAGCTGGTTGATGAGGCTGGCGATGGTGTAGGCGAGCGAGTAGGAATCGAGATCGTCGTCCCCCAGCGGGTTCCACTGCCACCGCCCGCCCAGGCCCAGCTCGATGTAGTCGTCGCCGCGCCCGACGTCGGTCAGGATGCCGCGCACCTGATGGCAGAAGTCGCCCTTGACTTCGAGCACCAGACCCGCGACGCGCCGCTCCGGGTCCTGCGCCTGCCAGCCGAGGAGCTGGCGGGCGAACGGGCGCATGCAGGCCGAGGTCTTGCCGGACCCGATCGCGCCGCAGATAAGGATGCCGGTGTAGAGGCCCAGCTCGGGGACCACGAGCCACTGCGGGCTGGCGATCTCTCGGACCGCGACCGGATGATGCACCTCGCCGACGACGATGGCCGGGGCCGGATCGGCCGAATCGACCGGCCACGCCGGCAACTGGCAGCGGACCCGGCCGCGGGGCCAGCCCGCGAACCAGACGCGGCCGGCCGCGACGGCGACGGACCACGCGATGACGGCGGCGATGGCCGGTCCGAGGTAGTGCCACGCCCGGATCAGGTCGTGCATGCCGGGCGACCGGAGGGCGATCAGGTCGGTGACCGGGTCGGCGCCGAACGGCGGGAACGGCCGCCAGAGCCAGACGCTCGCGACGACGGTCAGCGCCACCAGGAGCCGGTTCATTCCGGCACCCTCCGGGAGCGCCACGTCCGGCCGGCCGTGATCGCCGGCCCCTGCGGGCGCGACCGTTCCGACGCTTCCTCCAGCGCCGCGCAGCGGGCGATGGCGTCATTGAGGCCGCCCCAGGCCTCCAGGGCGGCCAGGTCGAGAGCGGCGACCGCCTTGCGGATCGCGGCGATCTCTTCGGCCGAGTCCGGCGCGCCGCCGGCGACCCGAGGCGCGCGCGTCCAGCCTTCGAGCACCCGTTCCGCCGCCTCCAGGCGCACCGGGTCGCGGCCCACGACGACGACCTCGACGGCGCGGCCAGCTTTCCTGAGCGACGCCCACAGCGCGGCGTGCTGCCCGCCCCACGTCGAGAGCCCGCTCGGCGTCTCGTCCTCCGCCTGCACAAAGACGAAGGTCGCGCGCTCGGCATCGAGCGCCAGCGGCAGCTTGTGGACGAAGTGCCGGCGCGTCGCCTTGCCCGCCCCCTGATACAGCCGGCCCGGCAGCACGTGCTCCGGGACGCCCGCGGCCGTCAGCGCCGCCACCTTCTCCCCCTCGGTCGGCAGCCATGGCAGGTCCAGGTGGTCGAGCACGCAGTCGAGCGACAGCAGCCGGCGCAGCGTCACCTCCGGCGTCGCCTCGCGCCGGTGCCGGACGTGCTCGGCCGCCAATGCTTGGTACAGCGGTCGGGAGGCGATCCGGCACAGCCGCAGGCCGGTCCCGTTCCAAGGCTCCTCGACGGCCGCCTTGCCGCACCGCTCGACGAAGCGGCGGGCCAGCTCCCGGTGCGGCTTCCCGACGAAGGCGAGGTACTGCCTTCGCAGGAAGACCCCGCTGTGCAAGCACACCAGTGCGAGCCACTCGGCGTCGCGGCCCGTCCACCCAAACTCGGCGAGCGCGTCCACGCGACCTTGAAGATGCGGGATCATTGGCCTCCGCTCGTGACGATGCGGTCGCCCTGGAGGAACGAGATCACGATCCCCATCGGGTTGCGGACGACCAGCTCCGCCGGGATCTCCGGCACGAACGAGAACCGCATCGACACCGACCAGGACTCGCGCGCCAGCTCCTCGCCAGCGCGCATCCGCACCAGGTCGAACGTCGCCGCCGCGCCGTGCGGCTCGGTGGGCTGCGGCAGAATGCGCACGGCCACGTCCTCGACATACAGCTCCGCGTCCCGCAGCCCGACCGCCGTCGCCGCAACGTCCTCGGCCTGCTCGGCGTAGGCGGCGTTCGCGACCTCCGGCGTCAGGAACCACAAGGACCGCTCCCAGTACTCGCGCACCGTGCCCTGCCGGCGCGAGTAGTGGTCGACGACGAAGCGGTGCAGGAAGAAGCCCGTGGTCGGGTCCAGCGGGTCGGCCTGCGCCTCCATCGCCTCGTAGGCGACGGCCTCGGCGCGGCCCACCTCGTCGACGCGCACCACGAGCGGCTTGGGCTGCGGCGCCCAGGCCAGCCGGGCCAGGGCGACCGCCAGGACCAGGATCACTGCGCACAGCACCCCGGTGACGACGCGCAGATGCCGCGCCGCGTGCATCTGCTCCCCCCAGATCTCCGCGAACTCACGCGCCGCCATCACACTCCTCCCGTCACTGCCACACGCGCCACCGTCGCGGTCTGCATCGCCCGCCCCGATGCGCCGGAGCCGACGTTGCCCGAGCCCGAGAGCAGCATCTGCGTCAACTCACCCACCTTGAGCGTGGCCAGACCCGCCGCCACGATGTAGGGGATGGTGACCAGCGATCGCCGCCACGCCGCCGCGATCCCGGTTGGTCCCGCCCACTCCACGTCAGCCGCGATGTCACCCGTCCAGCCCTGCACCACGAACACCCCCAGCTCGGTGACGATCCGGAATACCGCCCCCGCCACCGCGCCGTAGAGCGAGTAGACGAGCACCGTGCGGAGCCAGCCCCAGAAGAGGAAGGAGAGCTGCGGGATCGCGATCCACGGAATGAAGACCGGGCCGAGCAGGAGCGCGATGGACAGGGCCATCTGCGCCCACATGACCTGCGCCTGCCCGAGGGCGAAGACGACGATCAGGCCGATGACGAGGCCCATCATCAGGGCCACCGTCACCAGCAGGTCGAAGGCCGCGTCGAGCACGCCCGGCAGGTCCGTCACCACGTTCCAGCCGAACGTCGCCATGCCGCCGAAGCTCTCCCGCCCCCCGAACTGCTCCCGCCACGCGGCAAGCGCGAGGCCGAGCTGCTCCAGCATGGCGCTCCCGGCGTCGGCGACGATCATCGTCTGGAGCCACTCGCCCATGCCGGTGATCAGGTCCGGCACGCTGCGGCCGGCGCCCGGAAGCGGCGCCGTGTAGAACTGGAGCATGCCCAACGGGATCGACAGTCCGATGACCATGCGCACGACGGCGGCCATGTTGACTCCGTGGCCCGAGAGCGCCATCTGCGCCCCGGTCCAGACGACGACGATCAAGGCCAGTCCCTGCCAGAGCTGCATCCCGGCGCCGGCCACGGCGGGCGCGACCGACGCCATCAGTTGGTCGACCAGGATCCCGGCCTGCTGGAGCATCAGGATCAGGTCTTGAAGCGTCATCACTTGGTGTCCCTCTACGGTTGGATGGTGGACTCCCGGCCGCGGACTACCAGGCCGACGGCGACGGGACGCAGCGGTGGCTGTCGGCCAGCGGGCCGGCGATGGCCGTCAGATCGGCGGCGAAGGCGGCCTGCTCCGTTCGCGCCCGCATGGCGTCGGCCTGCCAGCGGGCCTGCGCCTCACGGCGCGCGCGTTCGGCCTCGTACCGCTCGCGAGCGGCGCGGGCGGTCTCGTAGGCCACAAGCTGAGCCTGCGCGACCGCCA contains these protein-coding regions:
- a CDS encoding DUF1738 domain-containing protein, with amino-acid sequence MAGGHERAEAYHQQFAERIIQALKDGTAPWQKPWKPGERIMPHNFGSGRDYRGGNAVYLAMNGLERGYADPRWGGYRQIQEAGGHVRKGEKGTPIMYVEWRQQRTARDDNGNPVLDDEGRKKLEWVQRDRPIVKLHYVFNVEQTEGLKLRSLAEAAPEWEGHERAEALIRSSGVRVDHVAGDRAYYSLKDDRVVLPDRSQFESQSAYTHTALHELGHATGHPDRLNRPTLVKHGGFGSEAYAREELRAEIAAMMTGEQLGVGHEPRHGTAYVSSWIKALENDPKEIRAAAVDAQRMSDWLMARERPRGLDQEHPEHERDGQAPERGPQSPLQRIPTDENASQQEHDGTRQGPGGSSKINPASVEDRQRDIAPGR
- a CDS encoding CpaF family protein; the encoded protein is MELTISDLKPFLPGLEAALDDEAVSEVMINGPGMAFVERDGRMAAVDVPELTTDAAARAAVQIARPLGKDPNTEPIIDARLADGSRVAICGPPAAPTAAITIRRFGGRAFTVEELTASGSLPAAVVDETAAVLGRERNLLISGGTGSGKTTLLNALVSLLPADGRIISIEDTLELRLRRANCLRFEARGLGDRGVTIRDLVRHALRHRPDHVVVGEVRGAEAADLLQALNTGHGGSLATVHANNAAAALSRLATCAMQASDALPWTVVCRGVVDGIEAVIHQTRTPEGVRRVDQMVRVRDYDATENRWVVEAIWPPPSGDARSGPSTPKRRTGSAPKRKRRGRRTR
- a CDS encoding type IV secretory system conjugative DNA transfer family protein is translated as MNRLLVALTVVASVWLWRPFPPFGADPVTDLIALRSPGMHDLIRAWHYLGPAIAAVIAWSVAVAAGRVWFAGWPRGRVRCQLPAWPVDSADPAPAIVVGEVHHPVAVREIASPQWLVVPELGLYTGILICGAIGSGKTSACMRPFARQLLGWQAQDPERRVAGLVLEVKGDFCHQVRGILTDVGRGDDYIELGLGGRWQWNPLGDDDLDSYSLAYTIASLINQLFGRSKEPFWQQAYVNLVRWIIELHRMSPRPWVTLRDVYRGTLDAGLVKRRISALEAEIDGPSAVRVRTADLSGRMGAAKGWAWEPAGDGAVRAKDDPKLREQLQAAGITFEVVRLGAADPERRERLAAVKRWHEQDWQALDQKLRSSIIEGLSVFLSVFDLPEVARVFCPPAPPAPPPSPDEAPAESAVDVVRPLPPLDEVIDSGKVLCLNMPAGTNPALSRAVGVLLKQAWLQTLLRRPAEMQRDPERVFRPAVFLCDEYQTFATVGEDDPAGDEKAFALTRQSRLIPIVATQSIASLRAVLGQSEAWRALLQTLRTRIFLSLADDSSVQIASVLCGQVEKMKVSYSVSEQTSRATASLLSGSPGGGAGSLSASKSFSERREALFHPRDFALLGNCQAIVLPYDGKRAHDARRCYLKPDFLPRDRPYWRAREAGEL
- a CDS encoding type IV secretion system protein, with product MTLQDLILMLQQAGILVDQLMASVAPAVAGAGMQLWQGLALIVVVWTGAQMALSGHGVNMAAVVRMVIGLSIPLGMLQFYTAPLPGAGRSVPDLITGMGEWLQTMIVADAGSAMLEQLGLALAAWREQFGGRESFGGMATFGWNVVTDLPGVLDAAFDLLVTVALMMGLVIGLIVVFALGQAQVMWAQMALSIALLLGPVFIPWIAIPQLSFLFWGWLRTVLVYSLYGAVAGAVFRIVTELGVFVVQGWTGDIAADVEWAGPTGIAAAWRRSLVTIPYIVAAGLATLKVGELTQMLLSGSGNVGSGASGRAMQTATVARVAVTGGV